The DNA segment aatattaaattctgtggatgaactaagtgtatcatcagaattctcctttgggagtaaactctgacatacaaattgttccctccaacttttcttttgatggatgaactagtagtgtcatcaaaaccctcctttgggagtagatcttgataCACAAAGTGTTCACTCCAACCTTAATTTGATAGATGAACTAGTAGTATCATCAagattctcctttgggagtagatcttgacacaaaattgttcactctatcatatccaccttactatggaatttaatgattgttcacctaaattgaagaaaatcttgtacctttgggcaaccaagtttttctttaattttgatgaaaatcatttgtccatattggataaataattatatatagcatgataataagagccaattcatacatgtattttatgtctgtaataataatatgcacatgacatttaataaaatttaatacatgtatttaacaataatatcatgcatataacatttaataaaattttaatacatgtatttaacaataataacatgcatataaaattatcaataataaaattttcatacatgtaaataacattaataacatgtatatataaaaaaataaataaataaataaaattcggatttatttatttattattattattttttattttttattttttaataatctgaccggtccggtccgggtctgaaccggaccggttcagcAATCCGGACCGAGACCAAGTCAACTGAATGCGTTGACTTGGGTCGGAGCTGTACAGGCCCgtcctttttggttcttttattgGGCTGGCCACTACTGTGGCCCGTTATTTTTCTCTCGGGCTGGGCCAAAATGCAGGCCCAAGTACTTTACCATATGTTAATAAATACaaagcagataaaataattggacTGGGTCAAAGTCCACGGCCCACAGCCCAAACCCGTTTACACACTTAAAGAAACCTAAGTAATTAAACTGTTCTTCCTCAGAAAAGAAACAGCGCCGCACCAGGTTTTCTTCTTCCCTCAAGCACGCAGCACATCTACtgatggcatttcatggtggtCCTTGCCGGCGAGGAGGAGAACGGCAAGGCATCCCCAGCCTCCATCCGCCGCCGAGGTCCACCTCCTctccaatttcaattttttttttttttaatcacagaACCTCTGTGGCAGTGGGCTTTTGAGCCCTCTGCCGCCGTTACAGAAACTCCGGCGAGGAGTTTCTCAGCCTCCTCGCCGCAccatccttctctctctctctctcttttttttttttttagagatctAAATGATGCGGCCACCGGGCTTTGAAGCCCTCTGTGCCGCCGTCACAGTGGCATCGTGAAGGAGGTTCTCCGCCTCCTTCCGGCGCAAAACACTAATATTATTCGGATTTTCATCTGATAAACAGTTTATAATATCTAAAATTGAAACAATTTCATATGCATAATTATACAGAAATTCACATATGCAATTtcacatatatatctatatatatatttcatatacaGATTATGAACATCACTGTGATAATATTACACagaatcaaaattataattttatgcatgTGTGGCGTTGATGCATAATATCGGTACAAGCAgtatatatttatctttcaCAACCGAAAGAAATATTAAAGATATACGGCATGTGTAATATTATATcgagatcataaaaaatctataacctaatgctctgataccacatgttaaatattttaacatgaacattaataaacggatcttcgatttcatatgatctacgataataaacagtaataaataaatgcgtacctttctccatcagtttgatgaagaattagatctggctatgagagaaggatcaccctagcaacttcgcctcacaagtgtctcacgatggcaaaaggcactctaatgttgtaggtgagaaccctttaatccctcagtgctatttatagatttctgaccatcaagaaatctaagagtttgtatctgactataattagagatagagttttaatcttatctcttaggatttctgttatcccgttatcactcatctttaATATGATAGACttgagctatttcaaattctataaagatgggtgtgtgggacatagagtttaaataaaactcttacagaCCATACCAAACCAACTTTAGGTAggaagtctatttaaaaaaaaaaaaaaaactttaggtAGGAAGTCTATCAAAGACAAAGAAGTCGACGTTAACAAGTTCTGCCCCCAACCTCAAGCAACTTTATAAGTCAACCTCATTAATTATGTAGCATATTTTCTAGACtataagaatattattaaatttttaataaatattaataagagcaatataaatttatctcaaaGAACATGTTTCAACCAGATTATACATTATCTAAGTTTATatgataatagaaaaatatcaatacactgTAAAGATATCAtgtttctaaaatatatatgatgtccCCATGGCATCAATATAccacaaaattattatattagagATATCACATGTTGTGGACTCCATAATAAATAACATGCTCAcattgaatttttaaaattcataaatctTGTGAAGAGCTGGATCTGAGCGAACCAGATGGATTACAGTGTCTAATCTTCAACAATCTACTACGGTCCAGGAACATCTGTCCTTCAtcaaacattaaataaaaaaaaaaaatgttacatGATCTAAACTTTACGAAATTAATCAACCTTGTGCGACAGAAGCATCTCTACAACCTGCTTCATGGTGGGTCTATCATCCTTGTCTTCGGCCACGCACTGTAAAGCTACTTTAACCAGAAGTTCCAACGTAGCCATGTCATATTTTCCATCCATGCTGGGTTCTACGATTTCTTCAATCAACGACTCCCTTGAAGCAGCAATTTTATTCATGATTTCCTCCCTCAGTAACGTGACTCGCCTCCTATACTTTCTCACTCCTCTGTATTCAGAGTTATGCATGCCTGAGGGGCTGTTTCCAGTAACCATTTCCAACACAACGACTCCATAACTATAGACATCCACTTTAGAAGTGATGGGAAGATTGTAAACCCATTCAGGAGCCATGTAACCTCTGGTTCCTCTCATCTTAGAGAAGCTTGAACCATCAACCTCACCTCTATTTCGTAGTTTAGACAGGCCAAAATCTGCTATCTTTGGTTGATAGTTTGAGTCCAGGAGTATGTTCTGAGGCTTCACATCGCAATGTAATACCCATTCTAGGCACTCTTCATGCAAATAAGCTAGGCCTTTCGCTGTGCCCACTGCAATTTCAAACCTTTTTTCCCAATCAAGTGTATTTGAACTAAGAATTTTCGCCAAGGATCCAAGCTCCATGTACTCGTACACTAGAAGCCGGTGCTTCCCCTCTGCACAGTATCCCCAGATCTCGATCAAGTTCATGTGATTAAGCCTCCCAACGGTGTTTACTTCTGCTAGGAACTCTGCTTCTCCTTGGGTGGCATCGTTGAGGCGCTTGATTGCAGCTACCCGCTGATCAAGTAGTACTCCTTTGTATACTGCCCCTCCTGCTCCTTGTCCAATCAGTTCCCTGAAACCCTGCGTCGCCCTTTTCAGCTCAGAGAAGGTGAATCTTTTGAATCTAGTTGTCAGGAGGTATTCTTGTGCAGCTGGATCAGAATTTTTACTAGTCCTTGACAAGAAAACAAACACCAGGAAAATGCAAGTAACCTCTACACCACCCAAGATAGTGGCAAACCAAAGCAAAAGCTTCACCGTCTGATTTTCGTAAGTTTTTCTTTGTTGCGTAACTGGTTTGTATAAACATTCTAACCTTTGTTCTTTATCAGTCGTCTTGTTATAAACAAGACCAGCTTTGGGTAGCCTTAGATACAAATCTCCTTCGAAACCGGGTGAACGTCGTCCGTTGGCTAGAAGAAACTTGGGGTAACAATCATTGGCACCCGCACCATCCTGATGATCTGTGCTAAATTTAAATTGGAAACCTTTGCAATTACACCGTTTCAGGCattctttttggcggtttgtaaGGTAACATTAGGTAGGAAGTCTGAATCAGAACCATAGAACTCGACATGAGCAAGTTGGACAAAGCTAGACTCATCACTTTGATTGCAAGAAAGATTGAATTCTGGTATACACCCATAAGTCCAGTCAGTCGGATCTTTCATCTTGAATCCCGGCAGGCAATTGCAGCTCCGACCAGAAGCATGATTATAACTACACAGACTATTGGGTCCACAGATTCCATGAATCCTGCATGGATCCGAGAATGCTTGCCATGTTACAACCCAATCCCTAGTCTCATTCATCTTTTGCAGGCTGTATAATCGCAGGTTGCCGTCAGTATCAAGAGTCAGTCGTCTGTGCAATACCAGAGGAAAATCTGTTGCTCGGAATTCAAACATGTCAGATGACCAGAAATAGCCCGATGCGTCTAGTACTGCAGCTCTACTATTGTTGTACCTAGACCTTTCATTTTCTGCAGGGTCAGTAAAGGATGGATCGGGCCAGTAGAGACTGGATATCGTCGGATCTTGGAAAAGCAGGCTGAGGACATTATCATTGTCGAAAGAGAGTTTGTAGTAGCCAGAAGAATAGTCACCTTGGCGTGACTTTGACACTAGGCTTGAAACCGAGGTTAGTGTTTGTCGAGGGAGAAGAGTATCTGTAGGTGAATCAAAGCTTTGCCAGATGACACCATTATGAGAGTTATAATGAAGAACGAGATTGCCTGTGTTTAGGAGCTGTAGCTGCAATTGGGAGGTCCGTGATGTGGTCAAGGCTGCCGTTTTAGTGGTCCAAATGATGTTACCAACAGAGTTTCTGAGGATAAGCTTGCCATCTTTCGAAAGTGAGATTGCCGAACCTCTTTCAACAGGATCGTCTCGGTTTGCCATCCAAACGACTGTGGGAACCGAGGATATTGTTAACCATATGGAAAAGCAGAAAGCGTTATCCCCAACGGGGAAAAACCCTGCAGAGAATTCACCACTCGCTGAAACTAAGTTGTCGCTTGGTTTCCCGACAGATAGAGATGAGCCTTGGAGAATGTCAAGCGCTTTAGATGAAGATAGAGGAGTTTgcaggagaaaaagaagaaggaacgTTGAGATATCCATGGGAAATGCAAGAGTTAATTTCCTCGAGATCTTTCTACTTGCTGAAATTTTCTTATACTGCACTTTGAATTCCCACGACAAGAATTTGACCTATAATTTCCTCGAGATCTTTCTACTTGCTGAAATTTTCTTATACTGCACTTTGAATTCCCACGACAAGAATTTGACCTATTAGTTCCTGTTTGAAGACGCAATTGGTTTGGTCTCATCTCGAAATCTAAATGCAATCCAAACATTCTTATACTGCACTTTGAATTCCCACGACAAGAATTTGACCTATTAGTTCCCGTTTGAAGACGCAATTGGTTTGGTTCATCTCGAAATCTAAATGCAatccaaacaaaattattttttatttttctttcatacttttttatctaatccttactaatcattttaaaaaaataaaaattattattaattattataactttctcaagtgttcatataaaatataaaaagtaattcaattcttttaaattttaaaataaaaataatattaaaaaataatattctaataatattttaattttatagtatttttattcaaattgttttcttattttataaaattttataaaacatcttaactaaaaatgtttcatttttatttataaataatttcataacaattatttacaaaccattttattactattcacatattttaattatcatcCCATTTTCCCAGCATTTCTTAGAGTTTGTTCGTATGACTTAGGCATTAATTgcccatcaataatttttactgattcactaaaacaaaaattagatttagtgacagatggaactgtcacaagaaatgaaaAACACGTCACGAAATACATTAGGTGACGGTTATAAACCGTCACCACCATCGTCATGAAATGTGCATCACATAATACatatggtgacagtttactgtacaagcgtcactaaaaatatttttagtgacggtttgtgatgtgccgtttgaaataacgttcgaacgttttcttttctgtgacggttagaatctgtcacagaatattacgttcgaatgaaaaatataacgttcgaacgtaaactaGACAAATTGGCATCCGAATGAGAGcaggtaacgtttgttgattatagttcgaatgtatcatatttatgttcgaacgCTTATAAGTTTGAACATTACGTTCGAAGTTAGATTCCAACGTAAACGAACCAATGTCCAAACGTGCTTATCATAATGTTCGGACGTTCATTCCAATATTAAGAAACTAGAGTTCAAATGCAAGAAGTACGTTCAAAGGTTTGGAACATTAAacatttaaacattcgaacgttatgttCATTTGTCGATGTAAACGTTCGAAGgttatgttataattttgtgtGGTTACGTTCGAACTTGTGTTCGAATGTGGCATACTGttcaaacgtattttatttacattcgaacgtacatatcagaaatactaaactcatccaattaataaacataaaaattataccAATTGTCtcatattacataacatatttcacaaccaacaatGTTTGCAACTGCTTTCTaagtagatattaaaaatttaatacactaataaaattcatttatttttctttcctcatCCACCatgattctgttgcaatgacataacgcgctccatttgcagcatcatctcccgttgcacttgc comes from the Carya illinoinensis cultivar Pawnee chromosome 8, C.illinoinensisPawnee_v1, whole genome shotgun sequence genome and includes:
- the LOC122274680 gene encoding putative receptor protein kinase ZmPK1, producing MDISTFLLLFLLQTPLSSSKALDILQGSSLSVGKPSDNLVSASGEFSAGFFPVGDNAFCFSIWLTISSVPTVVWMANRDDPVERGSAISLSKDGKLILRNSVGNIIWTTKTAALTTSRTSQLQLQLLNTGNLVLHYNSHNGVIWQSFDSPTDTLLPRQTLTSVSSLVSKSRQGDYSSGYYKLSFDNDNVLSLLFQDPTISSLYWPDPSFTDPAENERSRYNNSRAAVLDASGYFWSSDMFEFRATDFPLVLHRRLTLDTDGNLRLYSLQKMNETRDWVVTWQAFSDPCRIHGICGPNSLCSYNHASGRSCNCLPGFKMKDPTDWTYGCIPEFNLSCNQSDESSFVQLAHVEFYDHQDGAGANDCYPKFLLANGRRSPGFEGDLYLRLPKAGLVYNKTTDKEQRLECLYKPVTQQRKTYENQTVKLLLWFATILGGVEVTCIFLVFVFLSRTSKNSDPAAQEYLLTTRFKRFTFSELKRATQGFRELIGQGAGGAVYKGVLLDQRVAAIKRLNDATQGEAEFLAEVNTVGRLNHMNLIEIWGYCAEGKHRLLVYEYMELGSLAKILSSNTLDWEKRFEIAVGTAKGLAYLHEECLEWVLHCDVKPQNILLDSNYQPKIADFGLSKLRNRGEVDGSSFSKMRGTRGYMAPEWVYNLPITSKVDVYSYGVVVLEMVTGNSPSGMHNSEYRGVRKYRRRVTLLREEIMNKIAASRESLIEEIVEPSMDGKYDMATLELLVKVALQCVAEDKDDRPTMKQVVEMLLSHKVD